A genomic window from Myotis daubentonii chromosome 4, mMyoDau2.1, whole genome shotgun sequence includes:
- the LOC132233827 gene encoding oocyte-expressed protein homolog, translating to MAAVISRWEETISWEEVFVASELPAPEDNCLRARFSCEPPAASIPRAQNGENRAARSQPWTNQTWNYLAIRLERILKSQKFNALGFQMRNRRCRSTSTVDQPGAVVQEDPWMFAQALDRLLKMPLPLPRIRTRPWWFPALELRDPLVFYLEACLADPIFGKNGIMMPEIEWMDQVLLTVEKVNSGSLIEITVFGQPRVQNRAKSMLLSLAARHRGNRARDKKMKQLEKFLKAHGSPPPTPRSRSRVA from the exons ATGGCTGCAGTCATCAGTCGCTGGGAGGAAACCATTTCCTGGGAAGAAGTCTTTGTTGCCAGTGAGCTTCCTGCACCCGAGGATAATTGCTTGAGAGCGAGATTCAGCTGCGAGCCGCCTGCAGCCAGCATCCCGCGAGCACAAAACGGCGAGAATCGAGCTGCGAGATCTCAGCCGTG GACAAATCAAACGTGGAATTATTTAGCAATACGTCTtgaaagaatcttaaaatcacAGAAGTTCAACGCGCTGGGCTTTCAGATGAGGAATCGGAGGTGCAG GTCGACCAGCACGGTCGACCAGCCCGGTGCTGTGGTCCAGGAGGACCCATGGATGTTTGCCCAGGCCCTGGACAGGCTGCTGAAGATGCCGCTTCCACTGCCACGGATTCGCACCCGGCCCTGGTGGTTTCCTGCGCTGGAGCTGAGAGACCCATTGGTGTTTTACCTGGAGGCATGTCTGGCTGACCCCATCTTCGGCAAAAACGGAATCATGATGCCGGAAATAGAGTGGATGGACCAGGTCCTGCTGACGGTGGAAAAGGTGAACTCCGGGAGCTTAATCGAAATCACTGTTTTCGGACAGCCCCGTGTCCAAAATAGGGCGAAAAGCATGCTCCTGAGCCTGGCAGCAAGGCACCGGGGAAACCGTGCCCGAGATAAGAAGATGAAACAACTGGAGAAGTTCTTGAAGGCCCATGGGTCACCTCCCCCAACTCCCCGGTCTCGATCTCGTGTTGCATGA